GGCCGCCAAAGAACACGGCGACATCGCTGTTTTTCTTGTGGCACAGAGCGATGAAACCGAGGTCGTTGAGCTCTTTTTCGCGGCGGTCGGTGATCGCCACTTCAGTCGGACATTTGAGCGACAAATCGCCAGAGCTGGTGCGGAAGGTATGCGCCGGCAGGCCTTCGACCGCGCCGCCGCCTTCAGCCCCGCGGATTGCCGCGCACCAGCCGTACTTGGCGAATGCTTCGGTAATGCGCTGCGACAGTGCCCACGCGGCGTTGCCCCACAGGTATTTGCTGTGGTCGGTGCCGTTGACGTCTTCGACATAATTGATGCCTTCCACCGGCGACGTGTCCGGGCCGTACGGCAGGCGCAGGAGGAAGTGCGGCAGCACCAGCGACACATAGCGCGAATCTTCGCTCTCACGGAACGAGCGCCACTTGATCAACTCCTGGCTCTCGAAGACTTTCGACAGGTCACGCGGTACGGCCAGTTCGGTGAAGCTGTTCATGTCGAACAGGCGCGGGCTGGCGGCGGCAATGAACGGCGCGTGGGCCGCGGCGGCGACGTTCGACAGTTTCTCCAGCAGGCCGATGTCCTGCGGATGCCGACCGAACGTGTAGTCACCCACCAGCAGGCTGAACGGGTGGCCACCAAAGGTGCCGTATTCTTCTTCGTAGATTTTCTTGAACAGCGCGCTTTGGTCAAATTCGACAGCTTTTTCCAGGTCGTTCTGCAGTTCCTTCTGCGTGACATTGAGCAAGCGCAGTTTCAGTCGCGTGCTGGTCTCGGTGTTCTGAACCAGCAGGTGCAGGCCACGCCATGACGCTTCGAGTTTTTGCAGATCGGGGTGGTGCAGCACTTCGTTGAGCTGGGCGCTGATCAGCTCGTCAATCTGGCTGATGCGGTCGTTGATCATCGCCACAGTGTCCTTGTCGATGGCCATGCCTTCGTCAAGCACCTGAGTGGCGAATTCCGCGAGCATGTCGCGGGCGTAATCCTGCTGACTGTCATCGTGGGCCATACGGCCGTCGAGAATGATCTGGTCGAGCAGTGAAAGTGTCTCGGTTGTACTGTCGCTGGCTTGATTCTTGGCGGCGGCGGGCATGACGAATTCTCCCCTCGGTTAATTGGACAATCAGGCTTGCGGTTCGGCCGGGGCCTCAGCATCAGCTGCCGGGGTAGCGGTGTCTGGGCGAGCCGATTTGATTTCCTGCAAGCCTTCGGTGTTGGCGATCACGTCACGCAACAGCTTGTCCAGGTCATCGTTGCCGTCGAGTTTGGTCAGCAGGTCACGCAGGCGCTGACGGGCCTCGAACAGACGACGCAGCGGTGTGACTTGCTCCACCACCTTGACCGGGTCGAAGTCATCGATGTGTTTGAAATTGAGTTCGATGTTGAGCTTGCTGTCGTCGCCACTGAGGGTGTTGTTGACCTGCAGCGTTGCGCGTGGAGCGATCGAGGCGAGCACGTCGTTGAAGTTGTCTCGGTCGATTTCGGTAAAACGCCGTTCAGTCAGTTTTGCCAATGGCTCAAGCGGCTTGCCGGAGAGGTCGGCGAGGATCCCGACCACCAGCGGCAATTCCTTTTTCTCGATGGCGTTGCCGATTTCGACGTCGTAAGTGATTTGCACTCGGGGCGGGCGCACCCGGTCGAGCTTGTGCTGAGTACTTTCTGCCATGACGGCGGACTCCGATGCGATGAGCGGGCGCAATGCATCGGGGAGGCCCGTTCATCGCTTTCCCTTGCTGGACCGTAGGTTAGAAAGGGAGGCAGATGACCTGTCGTTCCTTTGACAAACCTTCTTGATTCGGCTGTAGGAACCGAACTACCCAAGACGCTAGAACAGGTCTATAAAAAAGCAAGCGAAAACATTTTTCGACACATCCGCGAAAAGGAAATTCATTGTGTCAGGACGACTTTTTCTAACGTTGGCTTTTGCGCTGCTGGCGGGCTGCTCTTTCTTTGGGCCGAAGGTGGACCTCGACAGCCTGACCCTCGACGTCGCCCCCAAGGCGAATGACGACACGCCGATTGCCGTGGACTTCATTGCCGTCAACGACCCTGACCTGCTCAAGCAACTGTCCGGCATCAGCGCCAGCCAGTGGTTTGCCGGGCGCGAGCAGTACCAGCGCGACTATCGTCAGTTGATGAGCGTGTGGGGACTGGAGCTGGTGCCGGGGCAATTCATCGATCGCCAACCCTTCCCCTTGGAGGGCAAGAAGGCGGCTGGACTTTTGGTCTTCGCCAGCTATAACACACCCGGAGCACACCGATTACGCCTCGATGATCAGCGCGAGGCATGGCTGAAATTCGACAGTCGCGAGATGAATCTGGTCAGCCGGGAAAACTGAAAAACACCGCTCGCCGCCGGCTTGCGGCAGGGTCGAAAGGAGTCGTATGAGTCTGCTACCTGACGCGGTTTGCTGGCACGAAGGCATGCAATTGCTGCCGCAGCATTTTCAGTTGCAGGGGCTGCGCGCCGAAGCGCTCGGCGCGCATCTGGCGCAAGCCTGCAATCCGTGGTTCTGGGGCGTCAGTCATATGGAGTTCGACCCTTCGGCGCTGAGCGCCGGGGTGGTGCGGGTGTTGTCGTTGCAAGGCACGATGCCCGACGGTTTGCCGGTGGATTTGCAGGCCGGTGTCGGGCCGACGCTGGAACTGGACGTCAGCGCGGCGATCGACACCACCGACGATGCCACCGTCACCGTGTTTCTGGCGATCAGCCCGATGTGGCGCGCCGGGCAACTGCTGCCGCTCAAGGGGCGGATGCAATCAGTGGTCGGCGATGCCTTACCCGATCTCACCAGCGGCGAATTCCCCGAATCGATCACGGTCTGGCGACCTAATCCACGTCTGTGTACGCAACTGAACAAGGCCGACTCGATCTGCCTGCCCCTGCTGAAAATCCGCAAGGAGGGCGGCGGGTTTCTGCCGTTGTCCTACACACCGCCGACACCGATCCTGTTGCCGGAATCCGCACTCGCTCGGCGCATCGCCGGGCTCTGCGCGCGGGCGCGGGAGAAGTGCCTGTTTCTCGGCGGTCGCTTGCGTCAGGCGCAACAGGCCGGTAACCAGGACGATGCGCTGGAAATCCGCCGTCAGTTGACCGCGTTGTGGGCTTGTCTGCCGGAAGTCGAAGGCACGCTGAACAGCCGCATCGCTCATCCGCAAACCCTGTATGTGCAGTTGCTCGGCATGGCCGGTGCGTGGGCGGCGCTCGATCCGCTGGCCGGCGTGCCGGCGTTTGCGCCGCTGGATTTCCTTGAGTTGCAGCGCGGCTATGACGCGGTATTGCAATGGCTGGAAACCACCCTCGAACTGATCCGTGCCGGTTATCGCAGCCTGCCGTTCGAACGCGGCGAGCAGAGCTTTTCGATCCAGTTGCCGGACGAGCAGCCCAGTCAGCGCCTGGTCATCGGCCTGCGCATGCCCAACGGTGCCAGCGAGCAAGCCGCGCTCGACTGGTTGCGCGGCGCGATCATCGCTTCGGCGCCGCACATTGCCTTGCTCAGTCGTCAGCGCATGAGCGGTTTGACGCACCAGGCCATGAGCCGCAACGAGCAGGTGGCCTACAGCGTCGGCGATGACACGCGACTGTTTGTGATCACTGCCGAAGGCGCGTGGTTCGACGCGCAATTGCCGCTGGTGATCGCCGCACCGGCC
The sequence above is drawn from the Pseudomonas sp. FP2196 genome and encodes:
- the tssC gene encoding type VI secretion system contractile sheath large subunit: MPAAAKNQASDSTTETLSLLDQIILDGRMAHDDSQQDYARDMLAEFATQVLDEGMAIDKDTVAMINDRISQIDELISAQLNEVLHHPDLQKLEASWRGLHLLVQNTETSTRLKLRLLNVTQKELQNDLEKAVEFDQSALFKKIYEEEYGTFGGHPFSLLVGDYTFGRHPQDIGLLEKLSNVAAAAHAPFIAAASPRLFDMNSFTELAVPRDLSKVFESQELIKWRSFRESEDSRYVSLVLPHFLLRLPYGPDTSPVEGINYVEDVNGTDHSKYLWGNAAWALSQRITEAFAKYGWCAAIRGAEGGGAVEGLPAHTFRTSSGDLSLKCPTEVAITDRREKELNDLGFIALCHKKNSDVAVFFGGQTTNKSKVYNTNEANANARISAMLPYVLAASRFAHYLKVIMRDKVGSFMTRDNVQTYLNNWIADYVLINDNAPQEIKAQYPLREARVDVTEVAGKPGAYRATVFLRPHFQLEELTASIRLVATLPPPVAA
- the tssB gene encoding type VI secretion system contractile sheath small subunit — encoded protein: MAESTQHKLDRVRPPRVQITYDVEIGNAIEKKELPLVVGILADLSGKPLEPLAKLTERRFTEIDRDNFNDVLASIAPRATLQVNNTLSGDDSKLNIELNFKHIDDFDPVKVVEQVTPLRRLFEARQRLRDLLTKLDGNDDLDKLLRDVIANTEGLQEIKSARPDTATPAADAEAPAEPQA
- a CDS encoding type VI secretion protein; translated protein: MSGRLFLTLAFALLAGCSFFGPKVDLDSLTLDVAPKANDDTPIAVDFIAVNDPDLLKQLSGISASQWFAGREQYQRDYRQLMSVWGLELVPGQFIDRQPFPLEGKKAAGLLVFASYNTPGAHRLRLDDQREAWLKFDSREMNLVSREN
- the tssK gene encoding type VI secretion system baseplate subunit TssK, with product MSLLPDAVCWHEGMQLLPQHFQLQGLRAEALGAHLAQACNPWFWGVSHMEFDPSALSAGVVRVLSLQGTMPDGLPVDLQAGVGPTLELDVSAAIDTTDDATVTVFLAISPMWRAGQLLPLKGRMQSVVGDALPDLTSGEFPESITVWRPNPRLCTQLNKADSICLPLLKIRKEGGGFLPLSYTPPTPILLPESALARRIAGLCARAREKCLFLGGRLRQAQQAGNQDDALEIRRQLTALWACLPEVEGTLNSRIAHPQTLYVQLLGMAGAWAALDPLAGVPAFAPLDFLELQRGYDAVLQWLETTLELIRAGYRSLPFERGEQSFSIQLPDEQPSQRLVIGLRMPNGASEQAALDWLRGAIIASAPHIALLSRQRMSGLTHQAMSRNEQVAYSVGDDTRLFVITAEGAWFDAQLPLVIAAPAAKLTSSPWQVVLFVAQNSESA